The proteins below come from a single Chitinophaga pinensis DSM 2588 genomic window:
- a CDS encoding AraC family transcriptional regulator: MKEKILKKREGFEGQQLIVVPRKISADFLTQDPITRQLYITDIGYYPKARYHYIKRPSGISQHIIIYCIEGKGWIEIDKKRVDVLPSQFVIIPANTPHKYLSEEQEPWTIYWIHFKGEISAYIVGLILQRAKNFRLHLTYNENRIRLFEDICINLQKGYGDDNLRYVNMIFNHFLSSLLYEEKFNHAGQEERQDIIGQTITMMQEKLDQLITLQEFSQYAGLSVSHFSAVFREKTGYSPIEYFNHLKIQKACQYLLFSAATVKEIAVRLGVEDPYYFSRMFSKLMGMSPSEYRNRNKTAEH, encoded by the coding sequence ATGAAGGAAAAGATATTGAAAAAAAGGGAGGGTTTTGAGGGGCAGCAACTGATTGTGGTGCCCAGGAAGATATCGGCTGATTTCCTTACCCAGGACCCGATTACCCGCCAGTTGTATATTACGGATATCGGATATTATCCTAAAGCGCGGTATCATTATATCAAACGTCCGTCCGGCATCAGCCAGCACATTATTATATACTGTATAGAGGGGAAGGGCTGGATCGAGATAGATAAAAAGCGGGTAGATGTACTGCCGTCTCAATTTGTCATTATTCCGGCTAACACGCCGCATAAATATCTATCGGAGGAGCAGGAACCATGGACAATATACTGGATACATTTTAAGGGAGAGATCTCTGCGTATATCGTCGGACTGATCCTTCAGCGCGCCAAAAACTTCCGGCTGCATCTTACCTACAATGAGAACAGGATCCGTCTTTTCGAAGATATCTGTATCAACCTGCAAAAGGGCTATGGAGATGATAACCTGCGTTATGTGAACATGATTTTCAATCACTTCCTGTCTTCGCTGTTGTATGAGGAAAAGTTCAACCATGCCGGTCAGGAGGAGCGGCAGGATATTATCGGGCAGACGATTACCATGATGCAGGAAAAGCTGGATCAATTGATCACACTACAGGAGTTTTCACAATATGCCGGTTTATCGGTTTCGCACTTTTCGGCTGTCTTCAGGGAAAAGACCGGGTACTCACCCATAGAATATTTCAATCATCTGAAAATACAGAAGGCCTGTCAGTACCTGTTGTTTTCTGCGGCGACGGTGAAGGAGATTGCGGTACGTTTAGGGGTGGAAGATCCCTATTATTTCTCCCGGATGTTTTCCAAGCTGATGGGCATGTCTCCTTCGGAATACCGGAACAGGAACAAAACGGCCGAACATTAA
- a CDS encoding HAD family hydrolase has product MQQNSKITTLFLDIGGVLLSNGWDRAARREAAATFSLDLPELEERHHLTFDTYEEGKLTLDEYLKRTVFYEPRPFSEDEFKSFMYSRTTPIPEMIELVCKIKEKYGVKIAIVNNEGRELNEYRIRQFGINKFVDFFISSCFVHFRKPDADIWKIALDIALVKPEEVLYVDDRAMFVSVAEGLGINGLQHVTYAATKENLAKYGFVVE; this is encoded by the coding sequence ATGCAGCAGAATTCAAAAATCACCACATTGTTCCTCGATATAGGCGGCGTACTACTGAGCAATGGATGGGACCGGGCCGCCAGAAGAGAAGCAGCAGCCACGTTCTCACTGGACCTTCCGGAACTAGAAGAACGTCATCACCTGACTTTTGATACTTACGAGGAAGGGAAACTGACACTTGACGAATACCTGAAAAGAACGGTTTTCTACGAACCGCGCCCTTTCAGCGAAGACGAATTCAAGTCATTCATGTACTCCCGTACAACCCCTATCCCCGAAATGATAGAGCTGGTATGTAAGATCAAGGAAAAATACGGTGTTAAAATTGCCATTGTCAATAATGAAGGCAGAGAGTTAAATGAATACCGCATCCGTCAGTTTGGTATCAACAAATTTGTAGATTTCTTCATCTCATCCTGCTTTGTCCATTTCAGAAAACCAGATGCAGATATCTGGAAAATCGCCCTGGACATCGCCCTGGTAAAGCCGGAAGAAGTATTATATGTGGATGACCGTGCCATGTTTGTGTCCGTAGCAGAAGGACTGGGTATTAACGGCCTCCAGCACGTTACTTATGCAGCCACAAAAGAGAACCTGGCGAAGTATGGGTTTGTAGTAGAATAA
- a CDS encoding S41 family peptidase, which produces MKDHQYSHFWSLLLTLWILGSLSCRKEETGPLTPLPEGNQWILDSMRVYYYWNDQLPARPAADPDARKFLAGLLHPADRFSYLLDPDHPLTAYSSFAYYGLEYAFTQLKEAGDRWVGTVTLAVPGGSAAAQGLKRGDLFTAVNGQELTASSAEALHQVLKEGKGVTLNTVRLEDGQLKEAASIMLPPTHFTEQPVYLAKVFGEGTQKTGYLFYNYFDGRFDQQLLDSLYKLKQAGISSLILDLRYNPGGDVSSAALIGAVVAPVQASALFVTYKANRNGGTINSSFQDALNDAPYPYTFEELASYRLSLNKLIILTSAGTASAAELLVNNLSPYMEVVQIGGKTMGKDMASFAISDQGATPKVNYTLFPLVFKLYNALGKGDYSAGLTPGIVADEFARLPLRALGDEKDVLIEAALDNAGGRIAGKMLPGRSVSASSEARSRFFPPIIKKR; this is translated from the coding sequence ATGAAGGATCATCAATATAGCCATTTTTGGAGTCTTTTATTGACCTTATGGATACTTGGCTCACTTTCCTGCCGTAAGGAGGAAACAGGACCACTTACGCCCCTTCCAGAGGGGAATCAGTGGATCCTGGACAGTATGCGGGTCTATTATTACTGGAATGATCAGTTGCCGGCACGTCCGGCGGCGGATCCGGATGCCCGTAAGTTCCTGGCTGGATTGCTGCATCCTGCAGACCGTTTCTCCTATCTGCTGGATCCGGATCATCCCTTAACTGCTTATTCTTCGTTTGCCTATTACGGCCTGGAATATGCCTTTACGCAACTGAAGGAAGCCGGCGACCGTTGGGTTGGTACTGTGACACTGGCTGTGCCGGGAGGATCAGCGGCTGCACAGGGGCTGAAAAGGGGGGATCTGTTTACTGCTGTTAACGGACAGGAATTGACTGCATCTTCTGCGGAAGCATTACACCAGGTGCTGAAAGAAGGGAAGGGGGTGACCCTGAACACCGTTCGCCTGGAAGACGGACAGTTAAAAGAAGCCGCCAGTATTATGCTGCCACCTACGCACTTTACGGAGCAACCGGTGTACCTGGCAAAGGTATTCGGCGAGGGTACACAGAAGACCGGCTATCTCTTTTATAACTACTTTGACGGCCGTTTTGACCAGCAGTTGCTGGATTCCTTATATAAGCTTAAACAGGCGGGTATCAGTAGTCTGATACTGGACCTGCGTTATAATCCGGGAGGGGATGTTTCTTCTGCTGCGTTGATCGGAGCAGTTGTCGCCCCGGTACAGGCAAGCGCACTTTTCGTGACGTATAAAGCCAACCGGAATGGCGGCACTATTAATAGCTCCTTCCAGGATGCTTTGAATGACGCCCCGTATCCTTATACATTTGAGGAACTGGCGTCTTACAGGCTGTCATTGAATAAACTGATTATTCTTACGTCTGCCGGAACCGCTTCCGCAGCAGAGTTGCTTGTCAATAACCTGTCGCCTTATATGGAGGTGGTGCAGATAGGTGGGAAAACCATGGGGAAAGATATGGCGAGTTTTGCCATCAGCGACCAGGGAGCTACACCGAAAGTCAATTATACACTTTTCCCGCTGGTATTTAAATTATATAATGCACTCGGGAAGGGAGATTACAGTGCAGGACTGACACCCGGGATTGTAGCGGATGAATTTGCCCGGCTGCCTTTGCGGGCGCTGGGGGATGAAAAGGACGTGCTGATTGAAGCGGCATTAGACAATGCAGGGGGCAGGATAGCTGGGAAAATGTTGCCAGGCAGGTCTGTGTCCGCATCTTCGGAAGCAAGAAGCCGGTTTTTTCCGCCAATTATAAAAAAAAGATAG
- a CDS encoding FecR domain-containing protein, whose product MNSDLLKKYLDGQCTPEEEQAVLKYLEEGNEEEVHRHILSLEETVDSHVPDMVSESLLDDIHSSINARSRKGIVSKMKRWQVAAGITILIAVSGVAFWSSRPKMKEQEPDEWISLRNDGQEVKKVSMPDGTSIWLNASAALSYNETAYNDREREVTVTGEAFFDVAGDPGRPFRVKTGNVTTVVLGTAFNIEHYENENDIRVTLVQGKVEISADKEKYILSPGQLMSYNVEKHSMEVRSTDIGSTREWLSGQIVFNDLPLADVLKRVATTYKVDIVCQQPAILNGKRLTGTYMRKPPAELLRKILFVHGLHLEEKSGKLIIKP is encoded by the coding sequence ATGAACAGCGACCTGTTAAAAAAATATCTGGATGGACAGTGTACACCTGAAGAAGAGCAAGCGGTTTTAAAGTACCTGGAGGAAGGAAATGAAGAGGAAGTACACAGGCATATCCTCTCACTGGAAGAGACGGTGGATAGCCACGTGCCGGATATGGTAAGTGAGTCGCTGTTGGATGATATTCACAGTAGTATTAATGCCCGTAGCAGAAAGGGAATTGTGTCTAAGATGAAACGCTGGCAGGTAGCCGCAGGTATTACGATCCTGATAGCAGTTTCCGGAGTCGCGTTCTGGTCATCCAGACCGAAAATGAAAGAACAGGAGCCTGACGAATGGATCTCATTACGTAATGACGGACAGGAAGTGAAGAAAGTCAGTATGCCGGATGGCACGAGTATCTGGCTGAATGCAAGTGCAGCTCTTTCCTATAATGAAACCGCTTACAATGACAGGGAACGTGAGGTGACGGTCACAGGGGAGGCATTTTTTGATGTAGCAGGTGATCCGGGCCGGCCTTTCCGGGTGAAGACAGGCAATGTTACGACAGTGGTACTGGGTACCGCATTTAATATAGAACACTACGAGAACGAGAATGATATACGCGTCACACTTGTACAGGGGAAAGTGGAGATATCAGCAGATAAGGAAAAATACATCCTTTCACCGGGTCAGCTGATGAGTTATAATGTTGAGAAGCATTCCATGGAGGTGCGGAGTACAGATATTGGTTCGACGAGAGAGTGGCTTAGCGGACAGATCGTATTTAATGACCTGCCACTGGCAGATGTCTTGAAAAGAGTAGCTACAACCTATAAAGTAGATATTGTTTGCCAGCAACCGGCAATCCTGAATGGAAAGAGACTCACCGGCACCTATATGCGAAAACCGCCGGCGGAGTTGTTAAGAAAAATTTTGTTTGTACACGGATTGCACCTGGAAGAGAAATCAGGAAAATTGATCATCAAGCCATAA
- a CDS encoding TonB-dependent receptor — MFLTLKVASETTTKRFFLTVLFISLCLPFAYAQQGVGALRDAITCNMERATLDEVLLAIGKQTRYSFSYDKQAAGNVSIRHAVFNKQPLGKVLTDLQQQATLVYDVDDRQIAVRISTAPRQPVVQPKPGLVSGRVIDEKGEMLPGATIHIIEVNKGMQSSVDGTYNIEIPAGTYTMEVRFISYLSRRITGIIVKAGENTPLDISMKPSSKSLNEVVITADYRKASIEGMFARQKSSAATLDGIVREQILRTPDNNVAQVLNRVSGLNVQDNRFVIVRGLSDRYNNVQLNGSLLPSTEPNARNFAFDVIPSALIDNVVVYKTATPDLPGEFSGGVVDMTTRDIPVENFVRIKLGTGFNTKTTGKDFYGPERGKYDYLGFDDGSRKLPGTYQSGEYAKLVAEGYYGTDTESRKKYGAVSADFPNRFTMYRFTGKPVQDYELNVGRVKQLKDGRRFGGIFALTYRNQQTAQDYVDHAPIEIHYYEGKEYLFDNNLSGLLNLGYSFGKHKLAMKSIFTQKFTERTRLYKGQNLYSGTDIDAFSNFPLYNTIFQSKLEGEHTIGKKGFRFNWNGSLSSTNRKEPDNKRIMGERAPGAQLFGYVYNDANQLRTSTYYSDLKERRYTWSAEGLQPFTLGGLQQQVKAGYQGTYRKADFEAEQFSIRPDAGASDLAGKLTGLPYYEVYDKSNFGYGKLIYFSMLASQNQERGRANGYNAYQRLHAGYLMLDGHFTKQLRFAGGLRVEKNYMNSLTLDTRAKGDGTITLSDTVVTIDKTDWLPSVNLIYEITPKFNVRASYYHSVARPDLRELSFFEYYKPEEDTWVSGDNLRPTAIRNVDLRIEFYPSPQELISFSAFYKKFRDPIELQLEAAMIPAHVLTMQYVNMKSATDLGFEFNFRKSAGFINETSEFLKNLYLSGNFSYLNAKVEYDAEVRIRIDDNKEIIQPARRNRPLFGQAPYIINGGVIYTGKHIGFNAVYNRVGERIIFGSELDEYNEYEKARDVVDLQLNYRFMKNNKAEIKLNAADLLNQPVIRYYNNHKNIWKPNASGVPGEFDQYGNLIIPNDPSGKKYDSRYDELRRKFWYGRNFTISASYTF; from the coding sequence ATGTTCCTTACTTTGAAAGTCGCATCAGAAACAACGACGAAGAGATTCTTTTTGACTGTCTTATTTATTTCTTTATGCCTGCCATTCGCATATGCCCAGCAGGGTGTCGGTGCATTGAGGGATGCGATCACCTGCAATATGGAACGTGCTACACTCGATGAAGTATTGCTTGCAATAGGTAAACAGACACGTTATTCATTTTCGTATGATAAACAGGCTGCGGGTAATGTAAGTATCCGTCACGCAGTCTTCAATAAACAGCCGCTTGGTAAAGTATTGACGGATCTGCAACAACAGGCAACCCTGGTATATGATGTAGACGACAGACAGATCGCGGTAAGAATAAGTACTGCTCCCCGTCAGCCAGTGGTACAACCTAAACCAGGATTGGTCAGCGGCCGTGTGATAGATGAAAAAGGGGAAATGTTGCCCGGTGCTACTATTCATATCATCGAAGTGAATAAAGGGATGCAGAGTAGTGTAGATGGTACTTATAATATAGAGATACCTGCGGGTACTTACACCATGGAAGTACGCTTCATCTCTTACCTGAGCCGTCGCATTACAGGCATCATTGTAAAGGCAGGGGAAAATACCCCCCTGGATATATCCATGAAGCCTTCCTCCAAATCACTGAACGAAGTGGTGATCACCGCAGACTATAGAAAGGCATCCATAGAAGGAATGTTTGCCCGTCAGAAAAGTAGCGCGGCTACGCTGGATGGCATTGTAAGAGAGCAGATACTGCGTACACCGGATAATAATGTGGCCCAGGTGCTGAATCGTGTAAGCGGACTGAATGTACAGGATAACCGCTTTGTGATCGTACGTGGTCTGAGTGACCGTTATAATAACGTACAGCTGAATGGCTCACTGTTGCCCAGTACAGAACCGAATGCCCGCAACTTTGCATTTGACGTAATACCTAGTGCTCTGATCGATAATGTGGTAGTATATAAGACGGCTACACCTGATCTGCCGGGAGAGTTCTCGGGCGGGGTAGTAGATATGACGACAAGAGATATTCCGGTTGAAAACTTCGTGCGTATCAAGTTGGGTACCGGTTTCAATACGAAAACCACGGGTAAGGATTTTTACGGACCAGAAAGGGGTAAATACGATTACCTGGGTTTTGATGACGGTAGTCGCAAACTGCCTGGTACTTATCAGTCAGGTGAATATGCAAAACTGGTGGCAGAAGGATATTATGGTACCGACACGGAAAGTCGTAAAAAATACGGTGCTGTCAGTGCCGATTTCCCGAACAGGTTTACAATGTATCGTTTTACTGGTAAACCGGTACAGGATTATGAGCTGAATGTCGGAAGGGTAAAACAGCTGAAAGACGGCAGACGTTTCGGAGGCATTTTTGCACTGACCTACAGGAATCAGCAGACGGCCCAGGATTATGTTGACCATGCACCCATCGAGATTCACTATTATGAGGGAAAGGAATACCTGTTTGACAATAACCTCAGCGGATTGCTGAACCTTGGTTACTCCTTCGGGAAACATAAGCTGGCCATGAAGAGTATCTTCACCCAGAAGTTCACGGAAAGGACTCGCCTGTATAAAGGACAAAACCTTTATTCCGGCACAGACATCGACGCATTTTCAAACTTCCCTTTGTATAATACCATTTTCCAGAGCAAACTGGAAGGTGAGCATACTATCGGTAAAAAGGGTTTCCGGTTTAACTGGAACGGAAGTCTTTCCTCTACTAACCGTAAGGAGCCGGATAACAAACGTATCATGGGTGAGAGAGCGCCGGGAGCGCAACTCTTCGGTTATGTATATAACGATGCCAACCAGTTACGTACCAGTACCTATTATTCCGACCTGAAGGAGCGCCGTTATACCTGGAGTGCGGAAGGCTTGCAACCTTTTACCTTAGGTGGGCTACAACAACAGGTAAAGGCCGGTTATCAGGGTACTTACAGAAAAGCAGATTTTGAGGCAGAACAGTTCAGTATCAGACCAGACGCCGGTGCTTCAGATCTGGCAGGTAAACTGACGGGGCTTCCTTATTATGAGGTGTATGACAAGTCCAATTTCGGATATGGTAAGCTGATATATTTCTCCATGCTGGCATCGCAGAACCAGGAACGCGGACGTGCAAACGGGTATAATGCTTATCAGCGTTTACATGCAGGTTACCTGATGCTGGACGGACATTTTACGAAACAGTTACGATTTGCGGGCGGTTTGCGCGTGGAAAAGAACTATATGAACTCCCTCACTTTGGATACCAGGGCAAAAGGAGATGGCACGATCACACTTTCCGATACTGTTGTAACGATTGATAAAACAGACTGGTTGCCCTCCGTCAACCTGATCTATGAGATCACGCCTAAATTCAATGTGAGAGCATCTTATTATCACTCTGTAGCAAGACCTGACCTGAGAGAACTGTCTTTCTTTGAATATTATAAACCGGAGGAAGATACCTGGGTGAGTGGTGATAACCTGAGACCAACTGCTATCAGGAACGTGGATCTTCGTATAGAGTTTTATCCTTCTCCGCAGGAGCTGATATCCTTCTCTGCCTTTTATAAGAAATTCAGGGATCCGATAGAACTGCAGCTGGAAGCAGCCATGATACCCGCGCACGTATTGACGATGCAGTATGTGAACATGAAATCGGCAACCGATCTGGGTTTTGAATTCAACTTCCGTAAGTCAGCAGGGTTCATCAATGAAACCTCTGAATTTCTGAAAAATCTTTACCTCTCCGGTAACTTCTCTTATCTCAATGCCAAGGTAGAGTATGACGCGGAAGTAAGAATTCGTATTGATGATAATAAGGAGATCATACAGCCAGCAAGACGTAACCGTCCGCTGTTTGGTCAGGCGCCTTACATCATCAACGGCGGTGTGATATATACAGGCAAACATATAGGTTTTAATGCAGTATACAACAGGGTGGGAGAGCGTATCATCTTTGGTTCTGAGCTGGATGAATATAATGAATATGAGAAAGCCAGGGATGTGGTGGATTTACAGCTGAATTACCGCTTTATGAAGAATAACAAGGCTGAGATCAAATTGAATGCGGCTGATCTGCTGAACCAGCCGGTGATCAGATACTATAATAACCACAAAAATATATGGAAACCCAATGCCTCGGGAGTGCCAGGGGAGTTTGATCAGTATGGAAACCTTATTATTCCAAACGATCCCAGCGGGAAAAAGTATGACAGCCGGTATGATGAGCTGAGACGTAAGTTCTGGTATGGCAGAAACTTTACGATCAGCGCCAGCTATACTTTCTGA